One segment of Nitrospirota bacterium DNA contains the following:
- a CDS encoding NAD(P)/FAD-dependent oxidoreductase: MRDKSYDAIIIGAGHNGLVTACYLAKAGWKVLVLERRYIVGGACVTEETFPGFKVSTAAYVNSLFRKEIIQDLGLESYGLKILERNPSSFTPLPDGRHLLLGPDPSLNHRQIAKFSLKDANAYPAYETMLERMAMVLEPLLTMRPPNLAKLGLQDLWTLYQAGKPFQAMGPAMSEAFEILTAPARQILDRWFESDALKATLATDAVIGAMASPSTPGTAYVLFHHVMGETNGKRGVWGYVQGGMGGITQSLAAAARDLTVEIRCEAEVARILVNDGTVRGVALANGEECYAPVVASNADAQVTFTRLLDAKQLPQEFSDAISRISYDSASLKINVALSELPDFLACPGLEPGPHHRGTIHISPDMDYIERAFDDAKYGQPSQRPILECTIPSVVDPTVAPPSRHLMSIFVQYAPYKLRGVTWDDLRESFADRCFALLNEYAPNFQRAVIARQVLTPLDLERTFNLTSGNIFQGAMTLNQLFACRPVPGFADYHTPINGLYLCGAAAHPGGGVMGAAGANAAREILHSSRRFPPF; encoded by the coding sequence GGCGCCTGCGTCACGGAAGAAACCTTCCCCGGCTTCAAGGTCTCCACCGCCGCCTATGTGAACAGCCTCTTCCGGAAAGAGATCATCCAGGATCTTGGCCTCGAGTCCTACGGACTGAAGATTCTTGAACGCAATCCCTCCTCGTTCACACCTTTGCCCGATGGCAGGCATCTCTTGCTCGGTCCCGATCCTTCGCTGAACCATCGGCAGATTGCCAAATTCAGTCTCAAGGACGCGAACGCCTACCCAGCCTATGAAACCATGCTCGAACGGATGGCGATGGTCCTCGAACCGCTGCTGACCATGCGACCTCCGAATCTGGCGAAACTTGGCCTGCAGGACCTCTGGACTCTCTATCAAGCAGGAAAACCGTTCCAGGCCATGGGGCCTGCCATGAGTGAGGCCTTTGAGATCCTCACTGCCCCGGCGCGGCAAATTCTCGATCGCTGGTTCGAATCGGATGCACTCAAGGCCACCCTCGCCACCGATGCCGTGATCGGGGCGATGGCCTCCCCTTCAACTCCGGGAACCGCCTACGTCCTCTTCCACCATGTAATGGGAGAGACAAACGGGAAACGCGGCGTCTGGGGCTATGTGCAGGGAGGCATGGGCGGGATCACCCAATCATTGGCAGCCGCCGCCCGCGACCTCACGGTCGAGATCCGTTGCGAGGCAGAGGTGGCAAGAATTCTCGTGAATGACGGCACCGTTCGTGGAGTGGCCTTGGCCAACGGAGAAGAATGTTATGCACCGGTCGTCGCCAGCAATGCGGATGCGCAGGTCACCTTCACCCGCCTGCTGGATGCAAAGCAGCTTCCACAGGAATTTTCAGACGCAATCAGCCGCATCAGCTATGACAGCGCCTCGCTGAAGATCAACGTCGCACTGAGTGAACTGCCTGACTTTCTCGCCTGCCCCGGTCTGGAGCCAGGCCCGCACCATCGCGGGACTATCCACATCAGCCCGGACATGGACTACATCGAACGGGCGTTCGACGATGCCAAATATGGACAGCCCTCCCAACGGCCCATTCTGGAATGTACGATCCCCTCGGTCGTGGATCCCACGGTGGCCCCGCCAAGCCGACACCTCATGTCGATCTTCGTGCAGTATGCCCCCTACAAGCTGCGTGGTGTCACCTGGGACGATCTACGGGAGAGTTTTGCCGACCGTTGCTTCGCCCTCTTGAACGAATATGCGCCGAACTTTCAGCGTGCCGTGATCGCCCGGCAAGTCCTGACACCGCTCGATCTCGAACGGACGTTCAATCTGACAAGCGGTAATATTTTCCAGGGTGCGATGACCCTGAACCAGCTCTTTGCCTGCCGGCCTGTGCCGGGATTCGCCGACTACCATACCCCCATCAACGGCCTCTATCTCTGCGGCGCAGCCGCCCATCCTGGCGGAGGAGTCATGGGCGCAGCCGGCGCAAATGCCGCGCGGGAAATTCTCCATTCCTCACGCCGTTTTCCCCCCTTCTAG
- a CDS encoding FAD-dependent oxidoreductase, producing the protein MAMKTLSVRCCIAGGGPAGMMLGLLLARAGVEVAVLEKHADFLRDFRGDTIHPSTLEVLYELGLLDRFLVLPHQKVSRINGQFGDLALTVADFSTLPTQCRFVAFTPQWDFLDFLAKEGARYPCFQLLMQADVTGLIEEAGSVVGIRANLPDGPLEVRASLVVGADGRHSTVRSHAGLSVEEFGAPMDVLWFRLSRRPSDPVDPVGRFEAGRIFIMLNRGDYWQCGFVIAKGSLEQIRAKGLPAFRDAVAQLAPFMADGVGELHDWEPIKLLTVQVDRLRQWYRPGLLCIGDAAHAMSPVGGVGINLAIQDAVATANLLAAPLRAGQLTTQDLQLVQQRREWPTNMTQRVQLAIQNRVIRPVLSGSGKRMPPFAVRLLARFPSLRRIPARMIGLGFRPEHVQTSAVETLQAGG; encoded by the coding sequence CTGGCTATGAAGACCCTGTCGGTGCGTTGCTGCATTGCAGGTGGCGGCCCGGCGGGAATGATGCTGGGTCTGCTCTTGGCCCGTGCAGGCGTCGAGGTGGCGGTCTTAGAGAAACATGCCGACTTTCTTCGCGATTTCAGGGGCGACACGATTCATCCCTCGACGCTTGAGGTGCTGTATGAATTGGGCCTGTTGGATCGATTCCTCGTCTTGCCCCATCAGAAAGTTTCGCGGATTAATGGACAGTTCGGCGACCTGGCGCTGACCGTTGCGGACTTTTCGACTCTCCCGACACAGTGCCGATTCGTGGCGTTCACCCCGCAGTGGGACTTTCTGGATTTTCTCGCGAAGGAGGGCGCTCGATATCCATGCTTTCAATTGCTGATGCAGGCCGACGTCACGGGCCTGATCGAAGAGGCTGGCTCTGTGGTGGGGATTCGGGCGAACCTGCCGGATGGTCCGCTTGAGGTGCGGGCGAGTCTGGTGGTGGGAGCGGACGGGCGGCACTCGACCGTGCGATCCCACGCGGGCTTGTCGGTGGAAGAATTCGGCGCACCCATGGACGTCCTGTGGTTCCGTCTGTCCAGGCGGCCAAGCGATCCGGTAGACCCGGTTGGCCGGTTCGAGGCTGGTCGAATTTTTATTATGCTGAATCGCGGCGACTATTGGCAATGTGGCTTCGTGATTGCCAAAGGGTCGTTGGAGCAGATCCGGGCGAAAGGGCTACCGGCATTTCGTGATGCGGTTGCACAGCTCGCGCCGTTCATGGCCGACGGTGTCGGCGAACTCCACGATTGGGAGCCGATCAAGCTCTTGACGGTTCAAGTTGACCGACTGCGCCAGTGGTATCGCCCAGGCCTTCTCTGCATTGGCGATGCGGCTCATGCCATGTCTCCGGTCGGTGGGGTTGGCATCAATCTCGCCATTCAGGATGCGGTTGCGACGGCGAATCTGCTGGCTGCACCCCTCCGTGCGGGACAATTAACCACTCAGGATCTTCAGCTGGTTCAGCAGCGGCGTGAGTGGCCGACCAACATGACTCAGCGAGTGCAGCTCGCGATTCAGAATCGCGTCATCAGGCCGGTCCTCAGCGGATCGGGCAAACGTATGCCGCCCTTCGCGGTCCGGCTGCTGGCACGGTTTCCATCCCTCCGCCGGATTCCCGCCCGGATGATCGGACTCGGATTTCGGCCGGAGCATGTGCAGACATCCGCCGTAGAGACTCTGCAGGCTGGAGGCTGA
- a CDS encoding DNA-3-methyladenine glycosylase I, whose protein sequence is MTKLAPAILDEKTRCGWVGIKPHFITYHDREWGVPIHDDRKHFEMLLLEGAQAGLTWETILLRREGYRRAFAAFDPKKVARFTATKQAELLTNPGIIRNRLKVDSAVTNAQAFLEVQKEFGSFDAYVWSFVGGEPIVNRWKRMSDVPATNVVSDTLSKDLKTRGFRFVGSTIIYAYLQAAGLVDDHTADCFIRSRR, encoded by the coding sequence ATGACCAAGCTAGCTCCTGCAATTTTGGATGAGAAGACCCGCTGCGGCTGGGTCGGGATCAAGCCCCATTTCATCACCTATCATGACCGTGAGTGGGGGGTGCCGATTCACGATGACCGGAAGCATTTCGAGATGTTGCTGCTAGAGGGAGCTCAGGCGGGCCTCACGTGGGAAACGATCTTGCTACGGCGAGAGGGCTATCGTCGAGCCTTTGCAGCGTTCGATCCGAAAAAGGTGGCGCGATTCACGGCGACAAAGCAGGCCGAGTTGTTGACGAATCCCGGCATCATTCGCAACCGGCTCAAAGTCGACTCGGCTGTGACCAATGCGCAAGCCTTTCTGGAAGTGCAGAAGGAGTTCGGTTCGTTTGATGCCTACGTCTGGTCGTTTGTCGGCGGGGAGCCGATCGTCAATCGTTGGAAGCGAATGTCAGACGTTCCGGCGACAAATGTGGTGAGCGACACATTGTCGAAAGATCTCAAGACGCGAGGCTTTCGCTTCGTCGGCAGCACGATCATCTATGCCTACCTGCAAGCGGCGGGTCTTGTGGATGACCACACGGCCGATTGCTTCATCCGTTCTCGTCGCTAG
- a CDS encoding carbon-nitrogen hydrolase family protein: MPINTLRIALLHLAPIPGDLARNRRLVETAVTAAARLGATWIITPELIVTGYTFADSIGTEWILPQPDSWMTHMSRLAAQLRVTLFLSCPEQDRKSGKLYNSLFVIAADGTILGAHRKIHTLRVGSEAWSTPGTEAIALPVAPFNRIGMMICADAYTSVIARTLQAQGAQLLISSAAWAPGHHGPNGEWERCTGDTGLPLIVCNRTGPDKTLDFRQAETVVTKDGRRLLSLSSARSAIFTIEWDLETQTLATQDYHTHFL, translated from the coding sequence ATGCCGATAAACACATTACGCATCGCGCTGCTCCATCTCGCGCCGATCCCGGGCGACCTCGCACGGAACCGGCGGCTCGTCGAAACGGCGGTGACCGCGGCCGCACGACTCGGCGCAACCTGGATCATCACACCCGAACTCATTGTCACGGGCTATACCTTCGCCGACAGCATCGGAACGGAATGGATTCTGCCGCAGCCCGACTCGTGGATGACGCACATGTCCCGGCTCGCGGCCCAACTGCGCGTGACCCTGTTCCTCTCCTGCCCCGAACAGGACCGGAAGTCCGGCAAACTCTACAACAGCCTCTTCGTCATTGCCGCGGATGGGACCATCCTCGGCGCACATCGAAAAATTCATACCTTGCGGGTGGGATCTGAAGCTTGGTCGACACCCGGCACAGAAGCTATCGCCCTTCCCGTCGCTCCGTTCAACAGAATCGGCATGATGATCTGCGCGGATGCATACACTTCGGTGATCGCTCGAACCCTACAGGCTCAAGGAGCCCAGTTGCTGATTTCGTCAGCCGCCTGGGCCCCGGGCCATCATGGCCCGAACGGCGAATGGGAACGATGTACCGGCGACACAGGGCTCCCGCTCATCGTCTGCAACAGGACCGGACCAGACAAGACCCTCGATTTCCGCCAAGCCGAGACGGTCGTGACGAAGGACGGCCGACGACTCCTGTCGTTATCGTCGGCACGATCGGCCATATTCACAATCGAGTGGGATCTAGAGACGCAGACGCTGGCGACGCAGGACTACCACACGCACTTCCTCTAG
- a CDS encoding GNAT family N-acetyltransferase, with protein MQLRIDHAQPNDAPVIAQMVGELLHEIMASIGTKAFSVDREVTEARARSWIEDGTYIVLVARDAAQPEPLGFLALYECYALYAEGSFGTIPELFVRPAYRSSGVGATLISEAQGVGQARGWSRIEVTTPPLPQFDRTLAFYQQQGFSISGGRKLKIDL; from the coding sequence ATGCAACTTCGTATCGATCACGCCCAACCGAATGATGCACCGGTCATTGCACAGATGGTCGGGGAGTTGCTTCATGAGATCATGGCCTCGATTGGCACCAAGGCGTTTAGTGTTGATCGGGAGGTGACGGAAGCGCGGGCTCGATCCTGGATCGAAGATGGCACGTACATCGTGTTGGTGGCCCGCGACGCGGCGCAGCCGGAGCCGCTCGGCTTTTTGGCGCTCTACGAATGTTATGCCCTCTATGCGGAAGGTTCTTTTGGAACGATCCCTGAACTATTTGTCCGTCCCGCCTATCGGTCGAGCGGAGTCGGTGCGACCTTGATCTCGGAGGCTCAGGGTGTGGGGCAGGCAAGAGGATGGAGCAGAATCGAAGTGACCACGCCACCGCTTCCTCAATTCGACAGGACTCTGGCGTTCTATCAGCAGCAGGGGTTCAGTATTTCTGGCGGCCGAAAACTGAAGATCGATCTCTAG
- a CDS encoding alpha/beta hydrolase, with protein sequence MTSPVLILPGFGNSMPHHWQSLWELRHPDWQRVELGDWDQPACDDWVRALDVAVAACLSPPLLVAHSLACLLVAHWAHRSALALKGAFLVAVPDPQSECFPATAHGFAPVPMGPFAFRSLVVASTNDPFGSVVHAEHCANAWGSRFVDIGQAGHINADSGHGEWDEGYALLQQFIV encoded by the coding sequence ATGACATCGCCCGTGCTCATCCTTCCCGGTTTTGGTAATTCGATGCCGCACCATTGGCAATCGCTGTGGGAGTTGCGTCATCCCGATTGGCAGCGCGTGGAACTAGGCGACTGGGACCAGCCGGCCTGTGACGATTGGGTCCGTGCGTTGGATGTGGCCGTGGCGGCCTGTCTCTCTCCGCCCCTGCTCGTGGCCCATAGCCTCGCCTGTCTTCTGGTGGCGCATTGGGCCCATCGTTCGGCATTGGCCTTGAAGGGCGCGTTTCTCGTGGCGGTGCCCGATCCGCAGAGCGAATGTTTCCCCGCTACGGCGCATGGGTTTGCGCCGGTGCCGATGGGCCCATTTGCATTTCGCAGTCTCGTGGTCGCCAGTACCAATGACCCGTTCGGCTCGGTGGTCCATGCCGAACATTGTGCGAATGCCTGGGGGAGCCGTTTCGTCGATATCGGCCAGGCGGGACACATCAATGCCGACAGCGGGCACGGTGAATGGGATGAGGGGTATGCGCTACTACAGCAATTTATCGTCTAG
- a CDS encoding DUF3365 domain-containing protein — MTLMKGVRVHYGRLVLILMFSVLLSFFAWTAKAAEPTFDQTARYILEIVKAFRTAYVLEVVEHLRDSGVAPKEDWQKDAHYIPLPAQFVKAAADQVTGFEMGLIGLTPLNPENRPKTLAESDALVQLEKNRDVGVLTFVDGDQFKAISADLAFVQSCVDCHNNHPSAPRRNFRRWDVMGGVIVRLKRDASPEGLPLGPEPSKRQMAPIERLTPNSAVPPPWVR, encoded by the coding sequence ATGACGCTGATGAAGGGAGTTCGCGTGCACTACGGTCGCCTGGTCCTCATCCTCATGTTCTCCGTCCTGCTTTCATTTTTCGCCTGGACGGCCAAGGCGGCAGAGCCCACGTTCGATCAGACGGCCCGCTACATCCTGGAAATCGTCAAGGCATTTCGTACGGCCTATGTCCTGGAAGTGGTTGAGCATCTCCGGGACAGTGGGGTGGCGCCGAAGGAAGATTGGCAAAAAGATGCGCATTACATCCCGCTTCCGGCTCAATTCGTGAAAGCTGCGGCCGATCAAGTGACCGGTTTCGAGATGGGGTTGATCGGCCTCACGCCTCTCAATCCTGAGAATCGCCCCAAAACCCTCGCCGAAAGCGATGCGCTGGTGCAGTTGGAGAAAAATCGCGATGTGGGTGTGCTCACGTTCGTGGACGGCGACCAATTCAAAGCCATCTCGGCGGATCTCGCGTTCGTCCAGTCCTGTGTGGATTGCCACAACAATCATCCCAGCGCGCCGCGTCGGAACTTTCGCCGGTGGGATGTGATGGGCGGTGTCATCGTTCGGCTCAAGCGCGATGCGTCGCCGGAAGGACTCCCGTTGGGACCGGAACCGTCCAAGCGGCAGATGGCCCCAATCGAGCGGCTGACTCCCAATTCGGCGGTTCCTCCACCCTGGGTGCGCTAA